The genomic DNA ggaaaaggaaagatgagAGAATCCCTCTTGCTGAACATATCCTCCAAAGGCTAAAACAAATTGGCAAAAGGAACCCAATTTCGAAAGCCTCAGACCCcaaactttaaaacattttccatatGTACTCACAGTTCAAGGGACAATAAACTGAATTATTACACTACAAGTTGCAGGTTAACTTTAAGAGTTAACACTATTTTGCAATATGAAgtgcttttttaatatatatatctatagaaTATATAGATATTTGTAAAATACACGTGCAGATTTGATAGAAAAAACTATGTGAAAATAGTTCAAGTCTTTCGTTTCCATTAACAGATCTTTATCTCCTAGACAAGCAGGCTCAAGATTCAACAAGGATTTCCACAATATGATCAAGCTCGTTAAGATCAGATTTACAATTAGAGTTAGAAGTTGTAGTCGTTGGAGAAGAAAACGTTTCAAGCCCATCACAGTGTCCCATTTTTGTGTTGCTCATCATTCCTGTTAACATTGTATCAAGATCATAGTAAGAATTGTcaacttctgaaaacaaatcttCAACAGAATTAGGACTCTTATTCTCCAGTGTCTCAAATATTTGATCTAATGATTTCTGAAAGTTTCCTCTATTTTCTTGTGGATTCTCCATTTCCCATACGTTGCTCTGCAGGTTTCTTGGAGCTTGCACTGAAGAAGCTGTTGACATAGTTTCTGAACTGTCTTGTGTCTGGTCATCCTCAAAGTCTTTATTGAAAGTACTATAACCTGGAACATGCTTTCCCTCAGCTTGTTCCCTGGATGAACGGCAGAGGATATCCGTTGAAACAAGGCGATCGAGGGATGTCTGCCCTGTACTCTGTGTATTTATCATCTGCCAAGTCCCATCTTGGGTCATTTCCTCTTGGATTTGTCGTACTGTGTTGGCTATAAGTACCGAA from Struthio camelus isolate bStrCam1 chromosome 5, bStrCam1.hap1, whole genome shotgun sequence includes the following:
- the CDCA4 gene encoding LOW QUALITY PROTEIN: cell division cycle-associated protein 4 (The sequence of the model RefSeq protein was modified relative to this genomic sequence to represent the inferred CDS: inserted 2 bases in 1 codon) → MGEEEGLHQTQLLKLSVQVETQEERGETASPVGGIQPLRCLLLCEATAPDFHQVWNLMGARSWKPQPXSDASLRCHDLWTCSPLVPECRLWDPVHMFLTPVVPHWPFYNLDTMFVRGLKRKCFDGEEDIEGTLAGIKAIPSYNLQRQSLLDMSLVKLQLCHMLVEPNLCRSVLIANTVRQIQEEMTQDGTWQMINTQSTGQTSLDRLVSTDILCRSSREQAEGKHVPGYSTFNKDFEDDQTQDSSETMSTASSVQAPRNLQSNVWEMENPQENRGNFQKSLDQIFETLENKSPNSVEDLFSEVDNSYYDLDTMLTGMMSNTKMGHCDGLETFSSPTTTTSNSNCKSDLNELDHIVEILVES